GTTCGGCTTTTCCTCCTTCCCGCTCTTCCTGCTTCCTCTTCCTTTCGCCTCCTTTGCCTTCTTCTTCTCTTTGTTCTTCCGCCTTCACCTGGACTTCTCTTTCTGAATTGACCTTTTTTTATTCAAACAAAGAATTGCTGTACGACCGCTTCATTCCAAAATGGTATTACCAACCAGTATCAGAGGTTTTTGAATGGTTGACTGGGCTCCTGACGTGGATAGTTGGTCGGAAAAGCTCGGTTCCACAGCCATTCGTAAGCGGCTTCGGGAAGTTCCTCCTTGAGTTGAAAATTGTAGATTTTATTGGGACCGCCGAATTGAGGTTCAAACGTGGTGAAGGAGAGTTGAAACCGGTTTGGTCGGGTGACATCCTGAAGGTCTCGATACCCCCACGCCCGCGAGTGAGTTGAATCCTCCGGGGATTCAAATACAAATTGGTCCGAATACATTTTCAGGACCCCTTCACAGCCACCGAAACGATGCAGGTGTTTAACCGGAATTTGATAGACCGGCAGGGTCGGGCCTGCCTCCCACAGATTCGTGACCACCAGCCGTTTGGCGTTTGCCCGCAGGAGCCCAACCGTATCGAGCGGGATGTCGGAATCCACAAACCGAAAGCGGAAGACACGGTCACGCCCGGCATACCATTTCTGGTCTTCATAGGTGACCAGGACCAATATTCTCGGTGACTGGATGTAAATTTCGCGAAGGTCTTCATACCGCCAAACCCTGGAATCATTGACTTCTTTCAGCACTTTGGATTGGTAGGAAATCCCGTCGGATGTGATCGTCAAGCGACCAGTTTGGTTTTTCAGAAAATGCTGATGCTCCACGGCAAAACCAGGTTCTGGTTTTTGGACCTGCGACTGGTTTTGAAATCCGAACAGAAAACTGGCCAAAATGAGAAGAATGCACATAAAACTCCTTACCGGGTGCGAACCGTGATGCCTCTTCGTTGGAATGATACAGGTTGATTTCGACCAAGGGTGATCGCGGCCAGCACGGCGGGAACGTAGCTTTTGGTTTCATCTGGCAACAGGCCACGGCGGCTTAATTCCCAAAAATCACGGGCGCCGCTCTGGCGTTGCAAGCGCAGGATCCGGTGCTCACCGGCATTGTAAGCAGCCAGGGCGAGCGGCCAGTCCCGGAAGATTCCAAACAAATCCCGCAAATATCGAGCTGCGGCACGGGTTGATTTTTCGGGGTCATGGCGTTCGTCCACATCCCCGATTTGACGCAGGCCATAGCGTTCCCCAGTCCCTTTCATAAACTGCCAGATACCCGCTGCCCCGGCGCTGGAACGGGCAAAAGGGTTGTAGGCGCTTTCGACCAGGCCGAGAAAAATCAACTCCTCCGGTATGCCCTCCTCGTGGAAAACCTGTCGCATCATGGGTTCATACTCTTTCAAGCGGGAAAAAGCAGTCTTAAACCCTTGACCTTTGAAAAATTTGACGGACCTGGTCACCTGCGTTTGTCCAGGTTGGGAAAGTTCAAGTCTGGTACCTGGGGCAGGACTGTTGACCCCTTTGAGTTCGGCCACGTGACGGGACAGTTCGAGAAACGTCACGTGAATGGTCGGTTCGTAAAACGCGGCTTCATCCGATTCAAGCAGTGCCTGCCGGGCTTTTTCAAAGACAGCCTCTGCTTCCATCTGTTTTCCTTGCTTGAGCAGGGTTTCGCCATTCCGGAAAGCCGACTCGGCCAGCATCTGCAACTCTGCGAGACGGGCTTTCCGCTCGGTTTGCCGGTACAGGTCATCGAGCAAAATTTCCACCGTGCCCGGAAGGGCGGTCCGCTGGGTCTGGGTCAAGGCTGGTTGGGCGGAGGTCCGGGGTTCACTGGTTTGGGCCTGACACCCCAGAACCATTCCCAGCAGTGTAAGACAAAAGACGGGTACCTGACCGATGGCGACTGAAAAATGGTGATTACCAGTACCATGTTTCATAACAAACTCTTCAACTCTTATACCATTTTGGAATGGCATCCTCGTATTAGCAAACAGCTAAATTATTGAAAAAATTGCATTTTCCTGAACCATGAATCCGATCCCATGAACCCTAATTGGTATTAGCTGATGACTGAGGTTGGGGCTGGTTCGTGGTCAGGTTGGTGAATCCCGGCGGCTTCTTTTCTCACGTGGAAATACCAACGCCAGACCTCGTAAATCGCCGGGTACACCACCAATTCCAAAAGAAATGAAGTCAGCATCCCGCCCACCAGCGGCACGGCAATTCGTTTCATGGTGTCGGATCCGGTGCCGGTGGCCCACAACACCGGCAGCAGGCCGATGTAATCAACCATGACAGTCATTAACTTAGGCCGAAGGCGTTTGACGGCGCCTTCCACAATTGCCTGATGGAGTTGGTCACGGGTGTTGAGCTTTCCCTGGGATTTGGCCTCTTCATATGCCAGGTCCAGATAGAGCAACATAAAGACCCCGGTTTCGGCATCTACCCCCAACAACGCGATTAATCCGACCCACACGGCAATACTGACGTTGTAATCGAGGAAATAGAGCAACCAAATCGCTCCAATCGCTGAAAACGGCACCGCCAACAACACAATGGACGTCTTTACCAGCGACTGCGTGTTCAAATACAGAAGCAAAACAATCACCAGGAGGGTGATCGGAATAACCAACAACAATCGGTTGGCAACCCGCTCCATGCTCTCATATTGGCCGCTCCAGGTCAGAGTGTAGCCGGGGGGAATCTGGACGCCGGCACGCACGGCTTCCTTGGCGTCGGTGACAAATCCACCGACATCCCGACCGGCCACATCCACATACACATAACCGCTCAATCTCCCGTTTTCATTCCGAATCATGCCTGGCCCGGTGACGATTTTCAGATCGGCTAACTGTTCCAGTGGAATCTGGGGGCCGCCCATGGTGGGGACCCGAATGCGCCGCAGATCGGCCAGCGTGCTGCGGTAATCCCGAAAATTTCGGACATTGATCGGATATCGTTCACGACCTTCGATGGTGGTGGAGACAGATTCCCCGCCGATGGCAGACATGATCACCATCTCTACCTGTGCCACAGTCAAACCGTAGCGCGCCAATTCGGTACGTTTCACCTCAAAATCAATAAAATATCCCCCGGCGGTGCGTTCGGCATACACACTCGCTGTTCCCCTCACCGGGCGCAAAGCCGCTTCAATCTGTTGGCCAAGGTGCTCAATGACAGTTAAATCCGGTCCCAGAATTTTGATGCCCACCGGAGTCCGGACCCCAGTGGTCAGCATGTCAATCCGCGCTTTGATAGGCATCGTCCAGGCATTCACGGTTCCAGGAATTTGGAGCGCTTCATTGAGTCCGCCGGTCCCGTAAATCAACTCCTGGGTGCTTTGGTGGTCCGGCCAGGCGCGGCGCAACCAATTCTGTAACCACTCCGGTGCCCAGGCAGAGTACCAGCGGGGGATTTTCGGCCATTCGGAAGCCGGTTTCAGCACAATCACCGTTTCCATCATTGAGAAAGGGGCTGGGTCGGTGGCGGTTTCAGCGCGCCCTGCTTTGCCATGCACCGTTTTCACTTCTGGGAAGGATTTGATGATCCGGTCCTGAATCTGGAGCAGCCGTTGGGCCTCGGTGATTGAAATGCCAGGCAGTGTTGTGGGCATGTAGAGCAAGGTGCCTTCATCCAGAGGTGGCATAAATTCTGATCCCAATCGGAAATAAATCGGAAGGGTCAGAGCCACTACCAGGACTGCTCCAAGAATGGTCAGCCATTGATGTCGGAGAACCCATTCCACCACTGGTTGGTACAGGCGCATCAACCACCGGCTCAACGGGTGCTGCTCTTCGCTATAAATTTTTCCAACCAGCACCGCATTCACTATCGAACTCACCCATCGTGGCCGAAATCGGAACCGGTCGGTGCGAATCAACAGCACCGCGATGGCCGGAACCAGGGTGACTGACAGGATAGCCGCCATCACCATTGACAGGTTTTTGGTAAACGCCAGGGGCTTGAACAACCTGCCTTCCTGGGCTTCGAGAGCAATGATGGGCAGAAATGAAATGCCGATCACCAACAATGAATAGAAACTCGGTGCACCAACCTCTTTTGCAGCGTGAATAATAACGGTATGCCGCGGGGTGGGTCGCCCTTGGGCCTCCCATTCCTCCAATTTTTTATGGATTTGTTCGACCACGACGATGGCCGCATCCACCATGGCTCCGACCGCAATCGCAATCCCTGAGATGGACATGATGTTGGCGGTGACGCCCAGATATTCCATTGGGATGAAGGCGATGACCACCGCCACGCAAATCGTGATCACGGGAATCAGGGCGCTCGGCACGTGGAGCAAAAAGATGAGAATAATCAGGCTGACCACGGTCAGTTCCTCGATCAGGGTCTCTTTGAGGGTGTCAATCGAACGCCGAATGAGTTCGGATCGGTCATAGGTGGTCACCACGGTTACCCCCGGCGGCAAACTGGCTTCGATTGCCGCCAATTTGGCTTTGACGCCAGCGATCACATTCAGTGCATTTTCTCCTACCCGCATAATGACGATGGCACCTGCGGCTTCGCCTTCGCCATTGAATTCCCCGACCCCACGCCGCAAATCAGGCCCCAGAACCACCTTCCCCAGTTGTTTTATCAGGACCGGAGTGCCGGTTTCGCGGTTGACGGCCACAACCAGTTGTTCAATATCGGCTTTGGACCGAATGTACCCTCGTCCACGGACCATATATTCCCGCCCGGAAAATTCGACCAGGCGTCCACCGACTTCGTTATTCCCCTGACGAACCGTTTCAATGACCTTGTCAATTGGTATCTGATAGGCCGTCAGCGCATTGGGATCGAGATTAACCTGGTACTGCCGTATAAATCCGCCGAGAGGGGATACTTCTGCCACACCCGGAACGGATTGTAATTCATAGCGCAACTGCCAGTCCTGCAAGGATCGCAGGTCGGCCAGGTTGCGCTTGCCGGTTTGATCTACCAGCACATACTGATAAACCCACCCGACCGCGGTTTCGTCCCGGGCCAGTTCGACTGACACTCCTTCCGGCAGTTTAGGCAAGATGTTGTTGAGATATTCCAGGGTGCGTGACCGCGCCCAGTAAATGTCGGTGCCTTCCTCAAAGACAATGTAGACATAGGAAAAACCGAAATCGGAAAACCCCCGGATGTCTTTCACCTTGGGTACGCCCAGCATGGACCGAATAATCGGGTAAGTTACCTGATCTTCAATAATGTTTGGGCTGCGGTCCCACCGTGAGAACACAATCACCTGGGTATCTGATAGGTCAGGGATGGCATCCAGCGGGATGTTACGCATGGATCGGATGCCCATCACTATCGTCACGGCCACTATCAACAACACCAGCGCTTTGTTGTATGCACACCACTCAATGAGCCGGTCAATCATATCCGCCTCCTTGATGTCATCCTGTACCACCCCGACTTTGAATGTGAAAGCGTGGGGTTTGGGAAAAGGTCAATATTGTGAATGGTCGGGGGAAGTCGAGCCGGTTTTCTGATTTGGTTTTCCATCTGACGGCTCGGCCTTTCCGTGTCCGGAATGGCCCGAACCGGCCATTCCCTGCAGGGCTGACTTGAGGCGGCTTTCCGAATCAATCAAAAAATTGCCTGAGGTGACGATTCGTTCACCGACTTTCAATCCGCTTAATACAATGTACCGGCCAGCTACATTTGTTCCCAACCGCACGCTACGTGGCTCAAAGTAGCCGCCGTCGAGTGCCACAAATACGGTTTGCTCGCTCCCGGAATCCAGCACCGCCTCTTCGGGAATGGAAAGCTGGGTGCCGTACCCAACCTCAAGTTCGACGTTGGCGTACATATCGGGCTTCAACTTGAAGTGGGGATTCTGGAATTCAATCCTGACTTTGAGCGTCCGGGTCAAATTGTCGAGTTGCGGATAAATGTAATTCACCTTGCCGCGAAAGGTTTCACCTGGGAAGGCTGAAAAGGTCACCGTGGCGGACTGACCCAGTTTGATGGAGGGAATTTCGTACTCGTAAATATCAGCCAGCACCCAAATGCGGGACAGGTCAGCCAGGGTGTAGAGTTCCATTTCAGGTGTCACCTTCTGTTGTTCAAAGGCATTTTTAGTCAGGATGAAACCATCGTTGGGCGCATAAATCATCAGTGATTTCAGCGGTTCACCTCGCGCCTCGATTTGTTTGATGTCAGCTTCCGGAATATCCCACAACTGCAATCGTTTGCGGCTGGCTTCCACGAGTGCGTTCGTACTGGCGGCAATTTCTGGATAGGGGCTGTCACCGAGGTGTTTACGAGCTTTGAGCGCGAGCAGGTACTCTTGCTGGGTCGAGACCAGATCGGGGCTATAGAGGCTGACGAGCGGTTGGCCTTTGGTAATGAGTTTACCGGTAAAATCAACATAAATCTGTTCAATCCAACCGTCAATTTTGGTGTGGACATGTGTAATTTTGGTTTCGTCATAGGCTACCCTTCCGACCGCTCGAATGGTATGACCCAGGGCACTTGACGTCACCTCATCATAGGTGACCCCGATAAGTTGTTGTTTGGCCGGGTTGATTTTTACGGTGCCTGGAGGCATCTCCGGTGATGTGCCATCCTGGGCGTATACCGGTACCAAATCCATTCCATCCGGCGCTTTACCGGGTTTGTCCGAACGATTTGACGGGTTCATGGGGTCTTGCCAGTAGAGAATTTTTCGCTCGCCGGCAGGTCCTGAATTTGCACTTGAAGGGGTTGCAACTTTGATGAGCGTCATATTGCAAATCGGGCATTCGCCAGGTTTGGGCGAGGTGTACTGCGGGTGCATCGGGCAGGTATATAATTCGGCGACTGACTTCTGGAGCACGGGTTGGATTCCGAAATATCGGCCCACCGGGCCATCTCGAAGCTCTCGACGATAGATGTACCCAGCCACCACCACCACCAGGACCAGCCACCAAACCCACCGGCGTGTGGCTCGTCGCACTGGACGAATAACAGGCAGGGGCTGGGTTGGCGGGAGAGGTGGTTCAGTCGGGAGCGATTCCAGCGGGTCAGGAGGCAACTGCGGTTCCATAGTCAGGTTCCTTTCACCGAATCAATTCGACTCCAAGGAGCGGTTCCAAGGCAGCCAGGGCTTTGGCCTGATTGGCGACCTGTTCGTAATAATTAAGTTGGTAGGTTTGGAGCGTCAGTAAACCGTCCAGCAGGGTTAAAAAATCCACTTTCCCAACTTCATACCCGGCAATGGCGGATTCCAACGAAAGGGTTGATTGGGGAATGATGGTGGTGCCGTACAGGGTGGTCAATTTCCGGGCGGTGGTAACGGCCAGATGCTGTTCCTTGAGCTTGAAGAAAACCAGCGACGACAGGGTTTCCAATCGTTTTTGCTCCATGGCCGTGGCCGCTGCCGCCTCGGCGAGGGCTGGCCGTTGCTTTCTCCAAAAATAAAGCGGGAGTTTCAGACCCAGGCTGATGCCGTACATTTCCGGCAATTTGGGGCGATGGTAATAGATAAATCCGATACTGAAATCAGGATAAAACTCCTTTTGCGCCAGTTGGAACCCGTATCGCTCGCGGTCGATACGGCGTTTTTGGGCCTTGAACTCTGGATAGTTGGCGAGCGCCAGGTCCTTCATTTGGACCAGCGTCAATGTGAGCATCGGGGGTTGAAGTTCGGCGGGAAGCCCAAGTTCTGCCTCCGGGTCGCGGAATCGTAGCTGGTTCAGGGTGGCTTCCACGGTCAGGCGTCGTTGTTCCAAAATCGCCAGTTGGTCAATCAGTTTGGCGATTTCGACCTGGGCCTTGAAGACATCCTGCTGGATCCCTTTCCCAACCGAATACCGGGCTTCAGAAATCCGGGTGAATTTTTCAAGCAGGTCTTTGTTTTTTGTAATGATTTCAGTGG
The Acidobacteriota bacterium DNA segment above includes these coding regions:
- a CDS encoding lytic transglycosylase domain-containing protein; translated protein: MKHGTGNHHFSVAIGQVPVFCLTLLGMVLGCQAQTSEPRTSAQPALTQTQRTALPGTVEILLDDLYRQTERKARLAELQMLAESAFRNGETLLKQGKQMEAEAVFEKARQALLESDEAAFYEPTIHVTFLELSRHVAELKGVNSPAPGTRLELSQPGQTQVTRSVKFFKGQGFKTAFSRLKEYEPMMRQVFHEEGIPEELIFLGLVESAYNPFARSSAGAAGIWQFMKGTGERYGLRQIGDVDERHDPEKSTRAAARYLRDLFGIFRDWPLALAAYNAGEHRILRLQRQSGARDFWELSRRGLLPDETKSYVPAVLAAITLGRNQPVSFQRRGITVRTR
- a CDS encoding efflux RND transporter permease subunit, which translates into the protein MIDRLIEWCAYNKALVLLIVAVTIVMGIRSMRNIPLDAIPDLSDTQVIVFSRWDRSPNIIEDQVTYPIIRSMLGVPKVKDIRGFSDFGFSYVYIVFEEGTDIYWARSRTLEYLNNILPKLPEGVSVELARDETAVGWVYQYVLVDQTGKRNLADLRSLQDWQLRYELQSVPGVAEVSPLGGFIRQYQVNLDPNALTAYQIPIDKVIETVRQGNNEVGGRLVEFSGREYMVRGRGYIRSKADIEQLVVAVNRETGTPVLIKQLGKVVLGPDLRRGVGEFNGEGEAAGAIVIMRVGENALNVIAGVKAKLAAIEASLPPGVTVVTTYDRSELIRRSIDTLKETLIEELTVVSLIILIFLLHVPSALIPVITICVAVVIAFIPMEYLGVTANIMSISGIAIAVGAMVDAAIVVVEQIHKKLEEWEAQGRPTPRHTVIIHAAKEVGAPSFYSLLVIGISFLPIIALEAQEGRLFKPLAFTKNLSMVMAAILSVTLVPAIAVLLIRTDRFRFRPRWVSSIVNAVLVGKIYSEEQHPLSRWLMRLYQPVVEWVLRHQWLTILGAVLVVALTLPIYFRLGSEFMPPLDEGTLLYMPTTLPGISITEAQRLLQIQDRIIKSFPEVKTVHGKAGRAETATDPAPFSMMETVIVLKPASEWPKIPRWYSAWAPEWLQNWLRRAWPDHQSTQELIYGTGGLNEALQIPGTVNAWTMPIKARIDMLTTGVRTPVGIKILGPDLTVIEHLGQQIEAALRPVRGTASVYAERTAGGYFIDFEVKRTELARYGLTVAQVEMVIMSAIGGESVSTTIEGRERYPINVRNFRDYRSTLADLRRIRVPTMGGPQIPLEQLADLKIVTGPGMIRNENGRLSGYVYVDVAGRDVGGFVTDAKEAVRAGVQIPPGYTLTWSGQYESMERVANRLLLVIPITLLVIVLLLYLNTQSLVKTSIVLLAVPFSAIGAIWLLYFLDYNVSIAVWVGLIALLGVDAETGVFMLLYLDLAYEEAKSQGKLNTRDQLHQAIVEGAVKRLRPKLMTVMVDYIGLLPVLWATGTGSDTMKRIAVPLVGGMLTSFLLELVVYPAIYEVWRWYFHVRKEAAGIHQPDHEPAPTSVIS
- a CDS encoding efflux RND transporter periplasmic adaptor subunit, coding for MEPQLPPDPLESLPTEPPLPPTQPLPVIRPVRRATRRWVWWLVLVVVVAGYIYRRELRDGPVGRYFGIQPVLQKSVAELYTCPMHPQYTSPKPGECPICNMTLIKVATPSSANSGPAGERKILYWQDPMNPSNRSDKPGKAPDGMDLVPVYAQDGTSPEMPPGTVKINPAKQQLIGVTYDEVTSSALGHTIRAVGRVAYDETKITHVHTKIDGWIEQIYVDFTGKLITKGQPLVSLYSPDLVSTQQEYLLALKARKHLGDSPYPEIAASTNALVEASRKRLQLWDIPEADIKQIEARGEPLKSLMIYAPNDGFILTKNAFEQQKVTPEMELYTLADLSRIWVLADIYEYEIPSIKLGQSATVTFSAFPGETFRGKVNYIYPQLDNLTRTLKVRIEFQNPHFKLKPDMYANVELEVGYGTQLSIPEEAVLDSGSEQTVFVALDGGYFEPRSVRLGTNVAGRYIVLSGLKVGERIVTSGNFLIDSESRLKSALQGMAGSGHSGHGKAEPSDGKPNQKTGSTSPDHSQY
- a CDS encoding TolC family protein, with the translated sequence MKWFKPGSKNPTGSMSLAGWLVVWLVCDGWWVPVGAQQTPIPPASAPQPSLVLLRDLVADSLEHNPEIQSMARNFDRMRARVPQAKALPEPIVTYSYAGNINPLPSFDLQSEDPASARMLNFSQEFPFPGKLDLKAKMASVEADTEWWKYEQTRLNLTAEVKSAYIEWWYLYKSTEIITKNKDLLEKFTRISEARYSVGKGIQQDVFKAQVEIAKLIDQLAILEQRRLTVEATLNQLRFRDPEAELGLPAELQPPMLTLTLVQMKDLALANYPEFKAQKRRIDRERYGFQLAQKEFYPDFSIGFIYYHRPKLPEMYGISLGLKLPLYFWRKQRPALAEAAAATAMEQKRLETLSSLVFFKLKEQHLAVTTARKLTTLYGTTIIPQSTLSLESAIAGYEVGKVDFLTLLDGLLTLQTYQLNYYEQVANQAKALAALEPLLGVELIR